In Leptodesmis sichuanensis A121, the following are encoded in one genomic region:
- a CDS encoding ShlB/FhaC/HecB family hemolysin secretion/activation protein: MAQIPDPGRTRTPDPNRDRLIQPGPPPTPLPSTSPVLPTLPPTPAPEPTPEQPAIKIPVSRIEVTGSTILTQNDLTPILQPVEGREVTLEELRQVADAITQLYLDRGYITSRAILADQTIQNGVVKIRVIEGSLEEIQVQGNQNVKPAYIRSRIGLGAQPPLNRDALEDQLRLLKLDPLFTNVEASLRPGTQLGKSILIVRVTEARSLSGLITVDNYSPPSVGSVRLGGALSYRNLTGYGDELAISIFHTTNSGADNLDLIYRIPINPLNGTLQFRFAPNWNRITQAPFDVLDIQGRSQLYQFSFRQPLIRNPRQEFALTLGFAAQNGQTFLFNDIPFPFGIGPDPDGNSRTRVLTFGQDYVKRDPQGAWALRSQLNFGLGILNATINPEPIPDGRFFSWLAQVQRVQRLGNDSLLILQGDLQLTPDTLLPSQQFVIGGGQSIRGFRQNVRSGDNGFRISVENRITFLRNEAGSPVAQLAPFIDFGKVWNTSGNPNPEPNQRFLAGAGLGLLWQPYPGLNIRLDYGIPFLRLRDRGNDVQDYGFYFSVGYQF; this comes from the coding sequence ATGGCTCAGATCCCTGATCCAGGCAGAACTCGTACCCCAGACCCCAACCGCGATCGGCTGATCCAACCCGGCCCTCCTCCCACCCCATTACCATCCACTTCACCTGTACTGCCGACCCTGCCCCCGACTCCTGCGCCGGAACCCACTCCAGAGCAACCTGCGATTAAAATTCCAGTCTCGCGGATTGAGGTCACAGGTAGCACCATCTTGACTCAAAACGATTTGACCCCAATTTTGCAGCCAGTCGAAGGGCGAGAAGTAACTTTGGAAGAGTTGCGGCAGGTGGCAGATGCGATTACGCAGCTTTATCTCGATCGGGGATACATCACCTCCAGGGCCATTCTGGCGGATCAGACCATTCAGAATGGAGTGGTAAAAATTCGGGTGATTGAAGGGTCACTGGAGGAAATTCAGGTCCAGGGAAATCAGAACGTGAAGCCAGCCTATATTCGGAGCCGGATTGGTTTGGGTGCCCAACCCCCACTCAACCGGGATGCCCTGGAAGACCAACTCAGATTACTCAAGCTGGATCCCTTATTCACCAACGTAGAAGCCAGTCTGCGGCCCGGAACTCAACTCGGCAAAAGTATTCTCATTGTGCGGGTGACGGAGGCCAGGTCGCTCAGTGGATTGATCACAGTCGATAATTATTCTCCTCCCAGTGTGGGTTCGGTGCGGCTGGGGGGAGCCTTATCCTATCGCAACCTCACAGGTTATGGGGACGAATTGGCGATTTCCATTTTCCATACTACTAACTCTGGAGCGGATAACCTGGATCTCATCTATCGGATTCCCATTAATCCTCTCAATGGCACCCTGCAATTCCGTTTTGCACCGAACTGGAACCGCATCACCCAGGCTCCCTTTGATGTGCTGGATATCCAGGGGCGATCTCAGCTTTACCAGTTCAGTTTTCGTCAACCGCTTATCCGTAATCCGCGGCAGGAATTTGCCCTGACTCTGGGATTTGCTGCTCAAAATGGACAGACTTTCTTATTTAATGACATTCCCTTCCCGTTTGGGATTGGCCCTGATCCAGATGGCAATAGCCGCACTCGTGTTCTCACCTTTGGGCAGGATTATGTGAAACGGGATCCGCAGGGTGCCTGGGCATTGCGATCGCAACTCAATTTTGGTCTGGGAATTCTCAATGCCACGATTAACCCGGAGCCGATTCCCGATGGCCGCTTCTTTAGCTGGTTAGCTCAGGTGCAGCGAGTGCAGCGATTGGGCAATGACAGCTTATTGATCCTGCAGGGGGATCTGCAACTCACGCCCGATACCCTGCTTCCCTCGCAACAGTTTGTGATCGGTGGGGGCCAATCCATCCGGGGCTTCCGGCAAAATGTTCGATCGGGCGACAACGGCTTCCGCATCTCGGTGGAAAACCGGATCACCTTTCTGCGAAACGAAGCTGGCTCCCCTGTAGCGCAATTGGCTCCCTTTATCGACTTTGGCAAAGTTTGGAATACCTCTGGCAACCCCAATCCCGAACCCAATCAGCGATTTTTGGCAGGGGCAGGATTAGGACTTCTGTGGCAACCCTATCCCGGCCTCAACATTCGCCTGGATTACGGCATTCCCTTCCTGCGCCTCCGCGATCGCGGCAATGATGTGCAGGATTACGGCTTCTACTTCAGTGTTGGCTATCAGTTCTAA
- a CDS encoding Uma2 family endonuclease, whose product MSSPVLARSGMPATEQRLVLEGVSWQQYETMLAALGDDFPNLRLSYLEGILEIMTTSPEHEELKKVIGMLLEAYFQETRTRFHAFGSATFRKAMKLRGLEPDECYCLGQKKEIPDLAIEIVITSGIVNKLDIYQGLGVTEVWQWQDGQFLIHHLRPTGYEQITHSELLPNLDPQQLASYVNPTDQFDAVMAFRDKIRSLS is encoded by the coding sequence ATGAGTTCTCCTGTATTGGCTCGATCGGGGATGCCTGCTACCGAACAGCGATTGGTCTTAGAGGGAGTCAGTTGGCAACAGTATGAAACCATGCTGGCTGCCCTTGGTGATGACTTTCCCAATCTGCGGTTGAGTTACCTGGAAGGTATTTTAGAAATCATGACCACATCTCCAGAGCATGAAGAACTCAAAAAAGTGATTGGGATGTTGCTGGAGGCTTACTTTCAAGAAACTCGTACCCGCTTTCATGCTTTTGGTTCTGCCACATTCCGCAAAGCCATGAAGCTCCGCGGCTTAGAGCCGGATGAATGCTATTGTCTGGGGCAGAAGAAAGAGATTCCCGATTTAGCGATCGAAATTGTGATTACCAGCGGAATTGTCAACAAGTTAGACATTTATCAGGGCTTAGGCGTAACAGAAGTCTGGCAGTGGCAAGATGGACAATTCTTAATTCACCATCTACGCCCAACCGGATATGAACAAATCACTCACAGTGAATTACTGCCCAACCTGGATCCGCAACAGTTAGCCAGTTACGTCAATCCTACTGATCAATTTGATGCGGTGATGGCATTCCGAGACAAAATTCGCTCTCTGAGCTAA
- a CDS encoding SUMF1/EgtB/PvdO family nonheme iron enzyme, with the protein MKSQEFNPLTLNAQRSTLHFRQQLKIWMEECRQSTLSLFEGMDYDTFCRQAHPDFSPVGWHLGHIAYTEYLWLLEHLAGFSPQSPEYRRLFAADGLPKCDRVHLPTLPEVQAYLETVRSQVFDYLEVAPLDEQERLWRWLLQHESQHCETIAIVLELMEWHEARESFKFSVLSSQLEVPLKTQNLKLRTLQPPVPNPQSPTIQIPAGSFVMGSDAIDALDNERPIHQVDLETYWIDRHPVTCQQYRTFMAAGGYQNPEWWSPQGWQWLQDHPVTQPLYWQEGAAFDDQPVCGVNWYEAEAYARFVGKRLPTEAEWEKATHWNADNMFGQVWEWTDSWFAGYPGFTAYPYRGYSQAYFDGQHRVLRGGSWATRRWALRPTFRNWYHPHVREIFAGFRCVTSPLLCQLL; encoded by the coding sequence GTGAAAAGCCAGGAATTTAATCCACTAACTCTTAACGCTCAACGCTCAACGCTTCACTTCAGACAGCAACTCAAGATCTGGATGGAGGAGTGCCGTCAATCTACTCTGAGCCTGTTTGAGGGCATGGACTACGATACTTTTTGCCGTCAGGCCCATCCAGATTTCAGTCCAGTTGGCTGGCATCTGGGTCACATTGCTTATACAGAGTACCTCTGGTTACTGGAACACCTGGCTGGTTTTTCGCCTCAGTCTCCGGAATACCGCCGTTTGTTTGCTGCCGATGGTTTGCCGAAGTGCGATCGCGTCCACCTTCCCACCCTTCCCGAAGTTCAGGCTTACTTAGAAACCGTCCGCTCTCAAGTTTTTGACTACCTGGAAGTCGCCCCCCTAGACGAACAGGAACGTCTCTGGCGCTGGCTCCTGCAACACGAAAGCCAGCACTGTGAAACCATTGCGATCGTTCTGGAATTGATGGAATGGCACGAGGCACGAGAAAGTTTTAAGTTCTCAGTGCTAAGTTCTCAGTTAGAAGTTCCACTTAAAACTCAAAACTTAAAACTTAGAACTCTCCAACCCCCAGTCCCCAATCCCCAATCCCCAACCATCCAAATTCCCGCTGGCTCCTTCGTCATGGGAAGCGATGCGATCGATGCCCTGGACAACGAACGCCCAATACATCAGGTTGATTTGGAGACTTACTGGATCGATCGCCATCCGGTCACCTGCCAGCAATATCGAACGTTTATGGCAGCAGGCGGCTATCAAAACCCGGAATGGTGGTCACCGCAAGGTTGGCAATGGTTGCAAGATCATCCCGTTACCCAACCGCTTTACTGGCAAGAGGGAGCGGCATTCGATGACCAGCCCGTTTGCGGCGTGAATTGGTACGAAGCCGAGGCCTATGCCCGGTTTGTGGGTAAACGCTTGCCAACCGAAGCTGAATGGGAAAAGGCTACCCACTGGAATGCCGACAATATGTTTGGTCAGGTGTGGGAATGGACTGATTCCTGGTTCGCAGGCTATCCCGGTTTTACGGCCTACCCCTATCGCGGCTACTCCCAGGCTTATTTTGATGGACAGCATCGGGTGCTACGGGGAGGCAGTTGGGCCACCCGACGCTGGGCACTCCGCCCTACCTTCCGCAACTGGTACCATCCTCATGTACGAGAGATTTTTGCGGGGTTTCGCTGTGTAACATCACCCCTTCTTTGCCAATTGCTGTAA
- a CDS encoding DNA-directed RNA polymerase subunit omega has protein sequence MQKRPTFDSAQLMRRADELISAASNRYRITVQVANRAKRRRFEDFDNNDDSAMKPVMRAIIEMSDELTQPEIIGE, from the coding sequence ATGCAGAAACGTCCTACTTTCGATAGCGCTCAACTGATGCGGCGTGCAGATGAGCTAATTTCCGCCGCTTCCAACCGCTACCGGATTACTGTGCAGGTAGCCAACCGTGCCAAGCGCCGTCGCTTTGAAGACTTTGACAACAACGATGACTCCGCCATGAAGCCAGTCATGCGGGCCATTATTGAAATGTCTGACGAACTGACCCAACCCGAAATCATCGGCGAGTAG
- the egtC gene encoding ergothioneine biosynthesis protein EgtC, which produces MCRLLGYLGAPMQLDRLLYKPEHSLIVQSYQPKEMTSGLLNADGFGVGWYHLQRPDSEPFTYKNTLPVWNDTNLASLSRYVESSCILANVRSATPGIPTDLSNCQPFQHRRIQGIHNGFIANFRQTLYRPIRQRLSDATYQTIQGNTDSEHIFALIMHELEAVPTVSLTEALHRALSILSELGQQYETAFSANVILTDGQQLVASRFASRPPTPSLYWLRDDVLMPDAVLIVSEPLFAGNWVPFPDASLLTVGRDLEVWVEAL; this is translated from the coding sequence ATGTGCCGACTTCTTGGCTATCTGGGCGCTCCGATGCAACTCGATCGCCTACTGTACAAACCCGAACATTCCCTGATTGTGCAAAGTTATCAGCCGAAGGAAATGACCTCCGGCCTGCTGAATGCAGATGGCTTTGGAGTGGGCTGGTATCACTTGCAGCGGCCAGACAGCGAACCCTTTACCTACAAAAACACACTGCCCGTCTGGAATGATACCAATCTAGCCAGCCTCAGCCGCTATGTGGAATCCAGTTGCATACTCGCCAATGTTCGCAGTGCTACTCCCGGCATTCCCACGGACTTATCCAATTGCCAGCCGTTTCAGCATCGCCGTATCCAGGGCATCCACAATGGCTTTATTGCCAATTTCCGACAAACCCTGTATCGTCCCATCCGGCAGCGACTCAGTGATGCGACCTATCAGACCATCCAGGGAAACACAGATTCAGAACATATTTTTGCGTTGATCATGCATGAACTGGAAGCGGTTCCTACAGTGTCGTTGACAGAGGCTTTGCACCGGGCGTTATCGATCCTGTCTGAGTTAGGGCAGCAATACGAAACAGCGTTTTCCGCCAACGTGATTCTCACCGATGGGCAGCAATTGGTCGCCTCCCGATTTGCCAGCCGTCCTCCGACCCCTAGCCTTTACTGGCTACGCGATGATGTCCTGATGCCGGATGCCGTACTGATTGTCTCAGAGCCTTTATTTGCAGGCAATTGGGTTCCCTTTCCGGATGCCAGCCTTCTAACCGTTGGCCGCGATCTGGAGGTATGGGTGGAGGCACTGTAG
- a CDS encoding hybrid sensor histidine kinase/response regulator codes for MSQDKELEIRRLFLDEAQEYLNTLDEAVLGLSSNRIEIQKINAALRAAHSIKGGAGMMGFELLADLAHRLEDAFKVLKNPPPTIVIDGNLENLLLVAINALRQIIDCDRQNQPPTPCWLQDQVEPVFQQLHQHLGDPLDENVASVLAVDSGQDILPLLFETEVEGCLERLETLLAQADPAGLQEELANLVQELGGLGEMLELPAFCQLCESVQQHLETMPAPITTIAQEALQAWRRSQILVLTGQLESLPTALSDLPAVTDAVPIPAQPAVAKWEEKAGFTPAIAADSEVEHDDLLVHSTPEPEVFPDFIETIPVHSAAIRSASSQEQALAAHSLELKSAIAAAEEDENATVRVSVRQLNQLNDLFGQLTIERNGLDLYLKRLRNLARTLTQRVRSLEQSNLDVRMAYDRVTAHEEDLELSLANLRLQSSKFSPKSKIQNPKFDNLKFDILELDQYNHLHSLSQQVMETIVQVQEVTSDIQLSLDDTEQTVRDLNKTAKQLQLNLTQIRMRPLSDVVDRFPRSLRELCLQYGKQAKLVVHGGNILIDRNILEALNDPLMHLFRNAFDHGIEPPEVREAAGKPATGTIEIAATHRGNRTVITIRDDGQGIPLHKIRIRAEEMGLDPVLLANASDEDLLSLIFEPGFSTSSEVTALSGRGVGMDVVRDSLRQIHGEISVNTCAGVGTTFTLSVPFTLSVVQALLVESNGLPLAIPTDAIAEMFLLQPEQVMMTASGEMLQWNDTLVQLIRLSHWLQFNCPHQPHTSETAPAIDAPTVLMVQRNQQWVGLLIDRSWGEQEVAIRKVEGNIPLPPGFANCVIVGDGRVIPLVNTVELLDWIASYPPITSWAIPPASEEAMAALPPTSPGGETETLRSRQSSNKATILIVDDSINIRRFLALTLERAGFRVEQAKDGQDALEKLQKGLSVQAVICDIEMPRLDGYGFLAKVKADPVLEQLPVAMLTSRSGDKHRQLALSLGATAYFSKPYNEQVLLRTLEELVMS; via the coding sequence ATGTCACAAGACAAAGAACTTGAAATTCGCCGGCTGTTTTTGGATGAGGCGCAAGAGTATTTGAATACGCTGGATGAAGCGGTTTTGGGCCTATCCAGTAACCGAATTGAGATTCAAAAAATCAATGCGGCACTGCGAGCTGCCCACTCCATTAAAGGGGGAGCAGGCATGATGGGATTTGAGCTGCTGGCTGACCTGGCTCATCGCCTAGAGGATGCCTTTAAGGTCTTGAAAAATCCACCCCCCACGATCGTGATAGACGGCAATCTAGAAAATTTGCTGCTGGTGGCGATTAATGCCCTGCGCCAGATTATTGATTGCGATCGCCAGAACCAGCCCCCCACTCCCTGCTGGCTGCAAGATCAGGTGGAACCTGTGTTTCAGCAACTGCATCAACACCTGGGCGATCCGCTTGATGAAAATGTGGCCTCAGTACTGGCAGTGGATAGTGGACAGGATATCCTGCCTCTGTTGTTTGAAACTGAGGTGGAAGGATGTCTGGAACGGTTGGAGACATTGCTGGCTCAAGCCGATCCGGCAGGTTTGCAAGAGGAACTGGCGAATCTGGTGCAGGAACTGGGAGGACTGGGGGAAATGCTGGAACTGCCAGCATTTTGTCAGTTATGTGAGTCTGTACAACAGCATTTAGAAACCATGCCAGCACCGATCACCACGATCGCTCAGGAAGCATTGCAGGCATGGCGGCGATCGCAGATTCTGGTACTTACGGGACAATTGGAGTCCTTACCGACGGCGCTTTCTGATCTGCCAGCAGTCACTGATGCGGTACCGATTCCTGCTCAGCCTGCGGTGGCGAAATGGGAAGAAAAGGCTGGTTTTACGCCTGCGATCGCCGCTGACTCTGAGGTAGAGCATGATGACTTATTGGTTCACTCCACCCCTGAACCAGAAGTATTCCCAGATTTCATAGAAACTATTCCAGTTCACTCCGCTGCTATCCGTTCTGCTTCCAGTCAGGAACAAGCCCTGGCTGCCCACTCTCTGGAACTTAAATCTGCCATTGCTGCAGCCGAAGAAGATGAAAATGCTACTGTACGGGTTTCAGTACGGCAACTTAATCAACTGAATGATTTATTTGGCCAACTGACTATCGAACGCAATGGCTTAGATCTTTATTTGAAGCGTCTTCGCAACCTGGCTCGTACGCTGACTCAGCGAGTGCGATCGCTGGAGCAGTCCAATTTGGATGTGCGCATGGCCTACGATCGCGTCACAGCCCACGAAGAAGACCTGGAATTATCCCTGGCTAACCTACGACTCCAATCAAGTAAGTTCAGTCCAAAATCTAAAATTCAAAATCCAAAATTTGATAATCTAAAATTCGATATTCTAGAGCTTGATCAATACAATCACTTGCACTCACTTTCACAACAGGTGATGGAAACTATTGTGCAAGTTCAGGAAGTAACGAGCGACATTCAACTTAGCCTGGATGATACGGAGCAAACCGTTCGAGATCTCAATAAGACCGCTAAACAACTGCAACTGAATTTGACTCAGATTCGGATGCGGCCTTTATCGGATGTTGTTGATCGCTTCCCTCGATCGCTGCGGGAGTTGTGTTTGCAGTATGGCAAACAGGCAAAACTGGTTGTTCATGGCGGTAATATCCTGATCGATCGCAATATTCTGGAGGCCCTCAATGATCCTCTGATGCATCTGTTTCGTAATGCTTTTGATCATGGCATCGAACCTCCTGAAGTGCGCGAAGCAGCGGGTAAACCAGCCACTGGCACGATCGAGATTGCGGCTACTCATCGAGGCAACCGCACTGTGATTACGATTCGGGATGATGGTCAGGGTATTCCCCTGCACAAAATCCGCATTCGGGCTGAAGAAATGGGCCTGGATCCAGTATTACTGGCGAATGCCAGCGATGAAGACTTACTCTCCCTGATTTTTGAACCTGGATTTAGCACGTCCTCAGAAGTCACGGCGCTATCCGGGCGAGGAGTGGGCATGGATGTTGTACGTGATAGTCTCCGACAAATCCATGGTGAAATCTCGGTAAATACCTGTGCTGGAGTTGGAACAACCTTCACACTTTCGGTTCCCTTTACCCTTTCCGTGGTGCAGGCCCTGTTAGTGGAAAGTAACGGATTGCCGTTAGCGATTCCCACAGATGCGATCGCTGAAATGTTCCTCTTGCAACCCGAGCAGGTGATGATGACCGCCAGTGGTGAAATGCTGCAATGGAACGATACGCTGGTGCAATTGATTCGGCTATCCCACTGGTTGCAGTTTAACTGTCCTCACCAACCCCACACTTCAGAAACGGCTCCGGCGATCGATGCTCCCACGGTTTTGATGGTTCAACGAAATCAGCAGTGGGTTGGTCTACTGATCGATCGCAGTTGGGGTGAACAGGAAGTGGCCATCCGTAAGGTGGAAGGCAACATTCCCCTGCCGCCCGGTTTCGCAAACTGTGTGATCGTCGGAGATGGCCGGGTAATTCCATTGGTCAACACAGTTGAATTATTGGATTGGATTGCCAGCTATCCTCCCATCACAAGCTGGGCAATTCCTCCTGCTTCCGAAGAGGCAATGGCTGCTCTACCCCCAACTTCACCAGGAGGGGAAACTGAAACCCTGCGATCGCGTCAATCCTCCAATAAAGCCACTATCTTGATCGTGGATGACTCCATTAACATCCGTCGCTTCCTGGCACTAACTCTAGAGCGGGCAGGCTTCCGGGTCGAGCAGGCAAAAGATGGACAGGATGCCCTGGAAAAACTACAAAAAGGGCTATCGGTGCAGGCCGTAATCTGCGATATTGAAATGCCACGTTTGGATGGATACGGCTTCCTGGCTAAGGTCAAAGCAGATCCAGTGCTGGAACAATTACCCGTCGCCATGTTGACCTCCCGCAGCGGCGATAAACACCGTCAATTGGCCCTCAGCTTGGGAGCCACAGCCTACTTTTCAAAACCCTACAATGAGCAGGTATTACTCCGGACGTTGGAAGAATTGGTAATGAGTTGA
- a CDS encoding M48 family metalloprotease — translation MTNVKKILFIAIGSLSFVLFHNGLPAQAKPTRSITESVDLKVAQAKTAKANDFYKQAEKQLPQDYYVLYRVIERLARANGLDSSPWRVYISPKYDINAFATQVNLLAFYSGLLDMVHGDTDAIACVAGHEMAHHVQNHIALGEAERQKILQQKRAEAIQQVAAEEQDLRDDLLRINAGSWVTGQAGSLGNLIPGSRGIPGLVGAIVGSVLQGQRQQRLQNAAKQIEQIAAEKEAKVRKEWSDLSHRQEFEADKLGYQYAVRAGFKPEGCLTLMNVLNRLPGSQTPGETHPAPSDRIAALKALASQYPTATLVAEGRRNLSTSPKPLTYDLSRDQVSLRINSKSAQSSFPE, via the coding sequence ATGACCAACGTGAAGAAAATTCTGTTTATCGCGATCGGCAGTCTTTCTTTCGTCCTATTCCACAATGGATTGCCTGCTCAGGCTAAACCTACTCGGTCTATCACTGAATCTGTAGATTTGAAAGTTGCCCAGGCCAAAACCGCGAAAGCCAATGATTTCTATAAGCAAGCCGAGAAGCAACTCCCGCAAGATTACTATGTGCTGTATCGGGTGATCGAGCGACTGGCTCGTGCGAATGGATTGGATTCCAGTCCCTGGCGAGTCTACATTTCTCCCAAATATGACATCAATGCCTTTGCCACTCAAGTGAATTTATTGGCCTTCTACAGCGGCCTACTGGATATGGTTCATGGTGATACTGATGCGATCGCCTGTGTGGCGGGACATGAGATGGCTCACCATGTTCAGAATCATATTGCTCTGGGTGAGGCCGAGCGGCAAAAGATCCTGCAACAAAAACGTGCCGAAGCGATCCAACAAGTTGCTGCAGAGGAGCAAGACTTGCGTGACGATCTCCTCCGCATCAATGCTGGGAGTTGGGTAACGGGGCAGGCAGGTTCCCTGGGAAACTTAATTCCAGGCTCTCGCGGTATTCCTGGGCTGGTTGGGGCGATCGTCGGGTCAGTGCTGCAAGGCCAACGCCAGCAACGCCTGCAGAATGCGGCTAAACAAATTGAACAAATTGCGGCAGAAAAGGAAGCAAAAGTCCGCAAAGAGTGGTCAGATCTGAGTCATCGTCAGGAGTTTGAAGCGGACAAACTGGGCTACCAGTATGCAGTGCGGGCTGGGTTTAAGCCAGAGGGATGCTTAACGCTGATGAACGTCTTGAACCGGCTGCCGGGTAGTCAGACTCCCGGTGAAACCCACCCTGCCCCCTCCGATCGGATTGCAGCACTTAAAGCTCTGGCATCCCAATATCCGACGGCTACCCTGGTGGCGGAAGGCCGCAGAAATCTATCCACTAGCCCAAAGCCATTGACCTACGATTTATCCCGCGACCAGGTTTCCCTGCGAATTAACTCTAAATCTGCGCAAAGTAGCTTTCCCGAATAA
- a CDS encoding Uma2 family endonuclease, which yields MSLAKDVESGAIGWNDAEIVAPPSDLWSDEPPLETDLHLRQMLLLISCLEWLWKDRQDFYCAGNLTVYYSPRQRKSEQFRGPDFFVVLGTERKSRKSWVVWEEDGKYPNVIVELLSSSTAETDRGLKKQIYQDIFRTPDYFWFDPMSLEFQGFELVSGQYQALQPTPQGWLWSRQLQLFLGVRDRQLRFFTPDGELVATPEEIAQVAEDRAQVAEDRAIAAEVLLARYRAQFGELPEA from the coding sequence ATGTCGCTGGCTAAAGATGTAGAATCGGGTGCGATCGGGTGGAATGATGCCGAAATCGTTGCACCACCCAGTGACTTGTGGAGTGATGAGCCCCCTTTGGAAACTGACCTGCATCTCCGACAAATGCTGCTCCTCATCTCCTGTTTGGAGTGGTTATGGAAAGATCGCCAGGATTTTTACTGTGCTGGCAATCTCACCGTCTATTACAGCCCACGCCAGCGCAAATCTGAACAATTCCGTGGACCAGACTTTTTTGTTGTCTTAGGAACAGAGCGCAAATCGCGTAAAAGCTGGGTTGTGTGGGAAGAGGACGGCAAGTATCCGAATGTGATTGTGGAATTGCTGTCATCCTCTACCGCAGAAACCGATCGGGGGTTGAAAAAGCAAATTTATCAAGACATCTTTCGCACCCCTGACTACTTCTGGTTTGACCCGATGAGTCTGGAGTTTCAGGGGTTTGAATTGGTGAGTGGACAGTATCAAGCGTTGCAACCAACTCCTCAGGGTTGGCTCTGGAGTCGGCAGCTACAGCTATTCTTGGGAGTCCGCGATCGCCAACTGCGATTTTTTACCCCCGACGGTGAGTTAGTCGCAACCCCAGAAGAAATCGCTCAAGTAGCCGAAGATCGAGCGCAGGTTGCCGAAGATCGAGCGATCGCTGCTGAAGTCCTGTTAGCCCGTTATCGAGCGCAGTTTGGAGAATTGCCAGAAGCTTAA